One window of the Rosa rugosa chromosome 3, drRosRugo1.1, whole genome shotgun sequence genome contains the following:
- the LOC133738458 gene encoding amino acid permease 3-like → MGTVLPQHQAFDVSVDVQPQSGSKCFDDDGRLKRTGTVWTASAHIITAVIGSGVLALAWAIAQLGWVAGPAVMLLFSFVTYYTSSLLSACYRTGDPVTGKRNYTYTDAVRSNLGGFKVKICGFVQYLNLFGVAIGYTIASSISMVAIKRSNCFHSSDGKDECHVNSNPYMIAFGIAEIIFSQIENFDQLWWLSIVAAVMSFTYSSIGLGLGIGKVAETGTIRGSMTGIDIGTVIGTQKITETLKIWRSFQALGDIAFAYSYSLILIEIQDTVKSPPSEAKTMRKATLVSVATTTLFYMLCGCMGYAAFGDASPTNLLTGFGFYNPYWLIDIANAAIVIHLVGAYQVFVQPLFAFVEKSAAEKYPDSQFITKNIKIQIPCVGLYNLNMFRLVWRTLFVITTTVISMILPFFNDVVGLLGALGFWPLTVYFPVEMYIVQKRIPKWSTKWLCLQTLSGACLIISIAAAAGSIAGVLSDLKTYKPFQSSD, encoded by the exons ATGGGTACTGTTCTTCCCCAACACCAGGCTTTTGATGTTTCTGTGGATGTGCAACCACAGAGTGGCTCGAAGTGTTTCGATGACGATGGCCGTCTCAAACGAACTG GAACTGTTTGGACTGCAAGTGCTCATATTATCACCGCTGTGATTGGTTCTGGTGTGCTGGCCTTGGCTTGGGCCATAGCTCAACTTGGCTGGGTTGCTGGTCCTGCCGTGATGCTCTTGTTCTCTTTTGTCACTTACTACACATCTAGTCTTCTCTCTGCTTGTTATCGTACCGGTGATCCTGTCACTGGCAAGAGAAATTACACTTACACAGATGCTGTCAGATCCAACCTTG gtGGGTTCAAGGTGAAGATTTGTGGGTTTGTTCAGTACTTGAATCTTTTTGGAGTTGCTATTGGCTATACTATAGCATCATCTATAAGCATGGT GGCTATAAAGAGGTCTAACTGCTTCCACAGCAGTGATGGAAAAGATGAATGCCATGTGAACAGCAATCCTTATATGATTGCTTTTGGCATTGCAGAAATCATATTCTCCCAAATTGAAAACTTTGATCAGCTATGGTGGCTCTCCATTGTTGCTGCTGTCATGTCCTTCACTTACTCCTCTATTGGACTTGGCCTTGGAATTGGGAAAGTTGCAG AAACTGGAACAATTAGGGGAAGCATGACTGGAATAGACATTGGAACAGTGATTGGGACTCAAAAGATAACTGAGACTCTAAAGATATGGAGGAGCTTCCAAGCACTTGGTGACATAGCCTTTGCCTACTCCTACTCTCTCATCCTGATTGAAATTCAGGACACTGTCAAATCCCCACCGTCCGAAGCCAAGACGATGAGGAAGGCGACTCTAGTCAGTGTGGCAACCACAACCCTTTTCTACATGCTGTGTGGCTGCATGGGCTATGCTGCTTTTGGGGATGCATCCCCCACAAACCTCCTCACCGGTTTCGGTTTCTACAACCCTTACTGGCTCATTGACATTGCCAATGCTGCCATAGTCATCCATCTTGTTGGTGCCTACCAAGTCTTTGTCCAACCCCTCTTTGCTTTTGTTGAGAAATCAGCAGCAGAGAAGTACCCAGATAGCCAATTCATCACCAAAAACATCAAAATCCAAATCCCTTGTGTCGGTCTTTACAACCTCAATATGTTCAGATTGGTGTGGAGGACACTGTTTGTGATCACAACCACTGTGATTTCCATGATCCTTCCATTCTTTAACGACGTTGTTGGACTTCTTGGCGCTTTGGGATTTTGGCCACTCACAGTATACTTCCCAGTGGAGATGTACATTGTCCAGAAGAGGATTCCAAAATGGAGCACCAAATGGCTTTGCCTCCAAACCCTAAGTGGTGCTTGCCTCATAATCTCCATAGCTGCTGCTGCTGGCTCAATTGCCGGGGTGCTTTCCGACCTCAAGACCTACAAGCCATTCCAATCCAGCGATTGA